Proteins encoded by one window of Vicinamibacterales bacterium:
- a CDS encoding amidase, giving the protein MNTRRQFLITAPLGVLIAAEACTRSATDAPPPGAATTPGAPPTFATGAGSGPEVTPATFAEAEKLLQVTLTPAERRLAADSWRASMAPLLERRTGPRVVPLGATDVPALRWDPLLGDPAAPGGRDRFVRSSGAAPAPPSGDDAVAYAPVTQLSRWIETRQLTSARLTAIYLDRIARFDPALHAVITMTRDHALARASQADAEIAAGHYRGPLHGIPYGVKDLLDTKGIPTTYGAEPFRNRIPADDAVVVRRLNDAGAVLVAKLALGALALNDIWFGGQTMNPWLVEEGASGSSAGPGAAVAAAFVAFAIGSETEGSIVAPSMRCGVTGFRPTFGRVARTGAMTLCWSLDKLGPMTRSVEDTMLVLQAIGGPDPGDPSSVPSRLDFDATAPVAGLKVGYVPTWMQEAPATDVDRAAMETLRTLGLRLEAVTLPDWPYGSLNPILFAEGAASFEALALDDHLADLKVQVKDAWPNLFRQARFLSAVDVVQADRLRRKVAQEMSRIFRQVDLLLVPSLRDEQLTITNFTGHPSLTLRAGFVQVSEARSDWAPDPANPLPRFSPPRRVPHGVTLIGRLFDDGLLGQVGIALERAWNVAAERPPRF; this is encoded by the coding sequence ATGAACACCCGCCGACAGTTCTTGATCACCGCTCCGCTGGGCGTGCTGATCGCCGCGGAGGCGTGCACGCGGAGTGCGACTGACGCACCGCCGCCGGGCGCCGCCACGACGCCGGGTGCGCCGCCAACCTTCGCGACGGGCGCGGGTTCCGGACCGGAGGTGACCCCGGCGACGTTCGCGGAAGCCGAGAAGCTGCTGCAGGTGACGCTGACGCCGGCGGAACGGCGGCTCGCCGCCGACAGCTGGCGCGCGTCGATGGCGCCGTTGCTCGAGCGCCGGACCGGGCCGCGCGTCGTTCCGCTCGGTGCCACCGATGTGCCCGCCCTGCGATGGGATCCGCTGCTCGGCGACCCTGCGGCGCCCGGCGGCCGCGACCGCTTCGTGCGCTCGAGCGGAGCGGCGCCGGCGCCGCCGTCTGGTGACGACGCCGTGGCTTATGCGCCGGTGACGCAGCTGTCGCGCTGGATCGAGACTCGGCAGCTGACGTCGGCCCGCCTGACCGCGATCTATCTCGATCGCATCGCGCGCTTCGACCCGGCGCTGCACGCCGTGATCACGATGACCCGGGATCACGCGCTGGCGCGGGCGTCGCAGGCCGATGCCGAGATCGCCGCCGGCCACTATCGCGGTCCGCTGCACGGCATCCCCTACGGCGTGAAGGACCTGCTCGACACGAAGGGCATTCCGACCACCTACGGCGCCGAACCCTTTCGCAACCGCATCCCTGCTGACGACGCCGTCGTGGTGCGCCGATTGAACGACGCCGGAGCGGTCCTCGTGGCCAAGCTGGCGCTCGGGGCGCTGGCGCTCAACGACATCTGGTTCGGCGGCCAGACGATGAACCCGTGGCTGGTCGAGGAAGGGGCGTCGGGATCGAGCGCCGGTCCTGGCGCGGCGGTGGCGGCGGCGTTCGTGGCATTCGCGATCGGGAGCGAGACCGAAGGCAGCATCGTCGCGCCGTCGATGCGATGCGGCGTCACCGGTTTCCGTCCGACGTTCGGCCGGGTGGCGCGCACCGGCGCGATGACCCTGTGCTGGTCGCTCGACAAGCTCGGGCCGATGACGCGATCGGTCGAGGACACGATGCTCGTACTGCAGGCAATCGGCGGCCCCGATCCCGGTGATCCGTCGAGCGTGCCCAGCCGGCTCGACTTCGACGCGACGGCGCCGGTCGCGGGACTGAAGGTCGGGTATGTCCCGACCTGGATGCAGGAGGCGCCGGCCACCGACGTCGATCGGGCGGCGATGGAGACGCTGCGCACGCTCGGCCTGCGGCTCGAGGCGGTGACCCTGCCCGACTGGCCGTACGGCTCGCTGAATCCGATCCTCTTTGCCGAGGGAGCGGCGTCGTTCGAGGCGCTGGCGCTCGACGATCACCTGGCCGATCTGAAGGTGCAGGTCAAGGATGCGTGGCCGAACCTGTTCCGACAGGCGCGGTTCCTGTCGGCCGTCGACGTCGTGCAGGCGGATCGCCTCAGGCGCAAAGTGGCGCAGGAGATGTCCCGGATTTTCCGCCAGGTGGATCTGTTGCTGGTGCCGTCCCTGCGCGACGAGCAGTTGACGATCACGAACTTCACCGGCCATCCGTCGTTGACGCTGCGGGCGGGCTTCGTGCAGGTCTCGGAAGCGCGTAGCGACTGGGCTCCCGATCCCGCGAACCCGCTGCCGAGATTCTCGCCGCCACGGCGCGTTCCGCACGGCGTGACGCTGATCGGGCGGCTCTTCGACGACGGCCTGCTCGGACAGGTCGGGATCGCGCTCGAACGCGCCTGGAATGTCGCGGCGGAGCGTCCCCCCCGTTTCTAG
- a CDS encoding lysylphosphatidylglycerol synthase domain-containing protein, whose amino-acid sequence MVRLLLLIVGLVIFGVVLRVMGVAEILALARRSGWTLAWMTGLYALHLTVRGWVIWRSLPIPRIPLTETVRIRFAAEAVETLTFTGPFLAEPAKGFMFIRRGVAPARAAGVIVFEQLTYMLVAAAMALTSLIVLLRRGAFSGGVHGAIVGLVAALGVFAAGVLWASITGIGLLAPAARLLSPVLGPARAAAVVDSIAEMELHLLDMLHGNKPHLIEALAAQTFGNVLLALEVILLFRALGFHGHRIDPVIVEGGVKFVNSAFIFIPGQFGAAEGANALIVGALGYPAVLGVTLSLMRRVRTYLVAAVGLLAAPPR is encoded by the coding sequence GTGGTACGCCTCCTGCTGCTAATCGTCGGGCTCGTGATCTTCGGCGTGGTCCTCCGCGTCATGGGGGTCGCCGAGATCCTCGCGCTGGCCCGCCGGTCCGGCTGGACGCTCGCCTGGATGACCGGGCTGTATGCCCTGCACCTGACGGTTCGCGGCTGGGTGATCTGGCGCAGCCTGCCGATCCCGCGCATCCCGTTGACGGAGACGGTGCGGATTCGGTTTGCCGCCGAAGCGGTCGAGACGCTGACCTTCACCGGGCCGTTCCTCGCCGAGCCGGCGAAGGGTTTCATGTTCATCCGCCGCGGCGTGGCGCCGGCGCGCGCCGCCGGCGTGATCGTGTTCGAACAGCTCACCTACATGCTGGTGGCCGCCGCGATGGCGCTGACCAGCCTCATCGTGCTGCTTCGGCGCGGCGCATTCTCAGGCGGGGTGCACGGCGCGATCGTCGGCCTCGTCGCCGCGCTCGGCGTCTTCGCGGCCGGCGTGCTCTGGGCTTCGATCACCGGCATCGGTCTGCTCGCGCCGGCCGCCCGCCTCTTGTCGCCGGTGCTCGGCCCAGCGCGCGCGGCCGCGGTGGTCGACAGTATTGCGGAGATGGAACTGCACCTGCTCGACATGCTGCACGGCAACAAGCCGCACCTCATCGAGGCGCTGGCGGCCCAGACGTTCGGCAATGTGCTGCTGGCGCTCGAGGTGATCCTCCTCTTCCGCGCGCTCGGGTTCCACGGCCATCGGATCGATCCGGTGATCGTCGAGGGGGGCGTCAAGTTCGTCAACTCGGCGTTCATCTTCATTCCGGGGCAGTTCGGCGCAGCGGAGGGCGCGAACGCGCTGATCGTCGGCGCCCTCGGCTATCCCGCCGTGCTGGGCGTGACGCTGTCGCTGATGCGCCGCGTCCGAACCTATCTCGTCGCGGCTGTCGGGCTGCTGGCCGCGCCGCCGCGCTGA
- a CDS encoding class I SAM-dependent methyltransferase, protein MSRTAWRVAVRRAEHQLLDRPLVLDDPIAVPILGGDTAAALRENPSAFERGPFDVYLRAFMVARARFAEDHLDAARDRGVRQYVILGAGLDTFAYRQGRVEPPLTIWEIDRPETQVWKQARLAAGGIPVPANLRFVAVDFENDVLPEALARAGFDPAAGAVFAWLGVTMYLTPEAIDRTLRAVAAAVGACGGIAFDYAMDRALMSPAGRAAFDALAARVERVGEPWRTTFDPTALASRLGTLGFGAVEDAGGDELNARYFAGRADGLRVGSLARMMWAGGTLSKVVR, encoded by the coding sequence GTGTCGCGTACCGCTTGGCGGGTCGCCGTTCGGCGGGCCGAGCATCAACTGCTCGATCGGCCGCTGGTCCTCGACGACCCGATTGCCGTGCCGATCCTGGGCGGCGACACGGCGGCAGCGCTCCGGGAGAACCCGTCGGCCTTCGAGCGAGGGCCGTTCGACGTCTACCTGCGCGCGTTCATGGTGGCGCGGGCGCGGTTCGCCGAGGACCATCTCGACGCCGCACGCGATCGCGGCGTCCGGCAGTACGTGATTCTGGGCGCCGGGCTCGACACGTTTGCGTATCGCCAGGGCCGCGTCGAACCGCCGCTGACGATCTGGGAGATCGACCGTCCGGAGACGCAGGTCTGGAAGCAGGCGCGGCTCGCGGCAGGCGGCATTCCCGTCCCTGCCAACCTTCGATTCGTGGCGGTCGATTTTGAGAACGACGTCCTGCCGGAGGCGCTGGCGCGCGCCGGGTTCGATCCTGCGGCGGGCGCCGTGTTCGCCTGGCTGGGCGTGACGATGTACCTGACGCCGGAGGCCATCGACCGGACGCTGCGCGCCGTCGCGGCGGCCGTGGGCGCCTGCGGCGGCATCGCCTTCGACTACGCGATGGATCGCGCCCTGATGTCGCCGGCCGGCCGGGCCGCGTTCGACGCCCTGGCGGCGCGCGTCGAGCGCGTTGGGGAGCCGTGGCGCACCACCTTCGATCCCACGGCACTCGCGTCGCGGCTCGGGACGCTGGGATTCGGCGCGGTCGAGGACGCCGGCGGCGACGAGTTGAACGCGCGCTATTTCGCGGGACGCGCGGATGGCCTGCGCGTCGGCAGCCTGGCGCGGATGATGTGGGCGGGGGGGACCTTGAGTAAAGTAGTGCGGTGA
- a CDS encoding lysophospholipid acyltransferase family protein — protein MTPTTLPAVPHRSTRDALVAAILAFIGRGHLLAPDDIRAVLEREIDDAGPGALIDLMARLRADEGWAYYPRDPLARRIHHLLADRFLEGNSTLLGLEHVKDIGAGPLTLFANHLSYADANVVEVLLQRVGASALAGRLTAIAGPKVFTSRERRFSSLCFGTIKVPQSADVSSGEAQLNPRELARAARQAIEVAFARLAAGDALLIFGEGTRSRTASMQPILAGVARYLERPGTTVLPVGLTGPEALFPVDAATVRPARIAMRIGRPIAAATLFAQVGGNRRVAVDAIGLAVAELLPQAYRGVYTDAGAHAEAGDALRRSRT, from the coding sequence GTGACCCCGACTACGCTGCCTGCGGTGCCACACCGGTCGACGCGCGACGCGCTCGTTGCGGCGATCCTCGCGTTCATCGGCCGCGGCCATCTGCTTGCGCCCGACGACATCCGCGCCGTGCTCGAGCGCGAGATCGACGATGCGGGCCCGGGCGCGCTGATCGATCTCATGGCGCGGCTGCGCGCTGACGAGGGCTGGGCCTATTACCCGCGCGATCCGCTCGCGCGGCGCATCCATCATCTGCTCGCGGATCGTTTTCTCGAAGGGAACTCGACGCTGCTCGGCCTCGAGCACGTGAAAGACATCGGCGCCGGACCGCTGACGCTCTTCGCCAATCACCTCTCCTACGCCGACGCCAACGTCGTCGAGGTGCTGCTGCAGCGTGTCGGCGCAAGCGCGCTGGCCGGCCGGCTGACGGCAATTGCCGGACCGAAGGTGTTCACCAGCCGCGAGCGTCGCTTCTCGAGCCTGTGCTTCGGCACGATCAAGGTGCCGCAGAGCGCCGATGTGTCGTCGGGGGAGGCCCAGCTCAACCCGCGCGAGCTGGCGCGCGCCGCGCGGCAGGCGATCGAGGTGGCGTTTGCGCGTCTCGCCGCGGGGGACGCGCTGCTGATCTTCGGCGAGGGGACGCGCAGCCGTACCGCGAGCATGCAGCCGATCCTGGCCGGCGTCGCCCGCTACCTCGAACGGCCCGGCACGACGGTGCTGCCGGTCGGCCTCACCGGCCCCGAGGCGCTCTTTCCCGTCGACGCCGCGACGGTGCGTCCCGCGCGGATCGCGATGCGCATCGGCAGGCCGATCGCGGCCGCGACGCTGTTTGCCCAGGTGGGAGGCAATCGCCGCGTCGCGGTCGACGCCATCGGTCTGGCGGTCGCGGAGTTGCTGCCCCAGGCATACCGCGGCGTCTACACGGACGCCGGCGCCCATGCGGAAGCAGGCGACGCGCTGCGCCGCTCGAGAACATAG
- a CDS encoding DUF1572 family protein has protein sequence MRDLIESIRGEYERYKALGEGAVAQVRDAELSQPGPNGGNSLAVICWHLSGNLKSRFTDFLTSDGEKPWRDREAEFDDRAVSRAEFLATWEEGWRVLLAALDGLTDANLNDTITIRGHAHTVHEALHRSVAHAAYHVGQMVYVAKGLRGDAWQSLSIPRGQSQSYVPRGPRG, from the coding sequence ATGCGGGATCTGATCGAGTCGATTCGGGGCGAGTACGAGCGCTACAAGGCGCTCGGCGAGGGAGCCGTGGCGCAGGTGCGCGACGCCGAGCTGTCGCAGCCCGGCCCTAACGGCGGCAACTCGCTCGCCGTCATTTGTTGGCATCTCTCCGGCAACCTGAAATCGCGGTTCACGGACTTCCTGACGTCGGACGGCGAGAAGCCCTGGCGGGACCGCGAGGCGGAGTTCGACGACCGCGCGGTCTCGCGCGCCGAGTTCCTCGCCACCTGGGAGGAGGGCTGGCGCGTGCTGTTGGCCGCACTCGACGGTTTGACCGACGCCAACCTCAACGACACGATCACGATCCGCGGCCACGCGCACACGGTCCACGAGGCGCTGCACCGATCGGTCGCGCATGCCGCGTATCACGTCGGACAGATGGTCTATGTCGCCAAAGGGCTGCGCGGCGATGCGTGGCAGAGCCTCAGCATCCCGCGCGGCCAGTCGCAGTCGTACGTGCCGAGGGGCCCACGCGGCTGA
- a CDS encoding Gfo/Idh/MocA family oxidoreductase: protein MTAPPKRVLVVGMGHMGLSHASAYARIPGFTLAGVCARSIQTQTLPPELAAAPRFASFDEALAASTPDVVSINTWPDTHAGYAIRALEAGAHVFLEKPIAETVADAELVVETARRTRRKLVVGYILRQHPSWIRFIELARTLGAPLVFRMNLNQQSSGAQWQTHRRLLDSLSPIVDCGVHYVDVWCQITPAEPTTVHAVGARLTNDLPDGMYNYGHLHVTFSDHSVGWYEAGWGPMMSETAFFVKDVIGPKGSVSIVLANGTASVRSDDINAHTQTNQLLLHHAELAADGSFARADERLSTADEPSHDDLCEREQRFLLRAIDEDLDLTAHLRDAVRSLRIVLGADESVRTGRVVSL from the coding sequence ATGACTGCTCCGCCCAAGCGCGTCCTTGTGGTCGGCATGGGCCACATGGGCCTGAGTCACGCCTCCGCCTATGCCCGGATTCCGGGTTTCACGCTCGCCGGCGTGTGTGCGCGGAGCATTCAGACACAGACGCTGCCGCCGGAGCTCGCCGCCGCCCCGCGATTCGCGTCGTTCGACGAGGCGCTCGCCGCATCGACGCCGGATGTCGTGTCGATCAACACGTGGCCCGACACGCACGCGGGCTACGCCATCCGGGCGCTCGAGGCCGGCGCCCACGTGTTCCTCGAGAAGCCAATCGCGGAGACCGTCGCCGACGCCGAGCTGGTCGTCGAGACCGCGCGGCGGACGCGGCGAAAGCTGGTCGTCGGCTACATCCTGCGCCAGCACCCGTCGTGGATCCGCTTCATCGAGCTGGCGCGCACGCTGGGCGCGCCGCTCGTGTTCCGCATGAACCTCAACCAGCAATCGAGCGGCGCACAGTGGCAGACGCACCGCCGCCTGCTCGACAGCCTGTCGCCGATCGTCGACTGCGGCGTGCACTACGTGGACGTGTGGTGCCAGATCACGCCGGCCGAGCCGACCACGGTCCACGCCGTGGGGGCGCGACTGACCAACGACCTTCCCGACGGCATGTACAACTACGGGCACCTCCACGTGACCTTCAGCGACCACTCGGTCGGCTGGTACGAGGCGGGCTGGGGCCCGATGATGAGCGAGACCGCGTTCTTCGTCAAAGACGTCATCGGACCGAAGGGGTCGGTCTCGATCGTGCTCGCGAACGGCACCGCATCGGTCCGTTCCGACGACATCAACGCACACACGCAGACGAATCAGCTGCTGCTCCACCACGCCGAACTGGCCGCCGACGGCTCGTTCGCGCGCGCCGACGAGCGGCTGTCGACCGCCGACGAGCCGTCACACGACGATCTCTGCGAGCGTGAGCAGCGGTTCCTGCTCCGCGCGATCGACGAGGATCTCGATCTGACGGCGCACCTGCGCGATGCCGTGCGCAGCCTGCGCATCGTCCTCGGCGCCGACGAGTCGGTGCGGACCGGGCGGGTGGTCAGCCTCTGA
- the can gene encoding carbonate dehydratase: MSDDAKELFEKNRRWAEGMNARDPGFFSRLSRQQAPRYLWIGCADSRVPANEIVGLAPGELFVHRNVANVVVHTDLNCLSVLQFAVDVLKVEHVIVCGHYGCGGIEAAWKKTELGLTDNWLRHVQDVADQHPQLFSRGMADAAAIARLAELNVLSQVANVCRTTIVLDAWRRAQPLTVHGWIYGLTDGLLRDVGLTIARDGLLAHELPAAIASLGHGELKAR, translated from the coding sequence ATGAGCGACGACGCCAAGGAGCTCTTCGAGAAGAACCGGCGCTGGGCCGAAGGCATGAACGCGCGCGACCCGGGATTTTTCAGCCGGCTGTCGCGGCAGCAGGCGCCGCGCTATCTGTGGATCGGCTGCGCAGATAGCCGAGTGCCGGCGAACGAGATCGTCGGGCTCGCGCCGGGCGAGCTGTTCGTCCATCGCAACGTCGCCAACGTCGTCGTTCACACCGATCTCAACTGCCTGTCGGTGCTGCAGTTCGCGGTCGACGTGCTCAAGGTCGAGCACGTGATCGTCTGCGGCCACTACGGCTGCGGCGGCATCGAGGCGGCGTGGAAGAAAACCGAGCTTGGCCTCACCGACAACTGGCTCCGCCACGTGCAGGACGTAGCCGATCAGCATCCGCAGCTGTTTTCGCGCGGCATGGCCGATGCGGCCGCCATCGCGCGGCTCGCCGAGCTGAACGTGCTCAGCCAGGTGGCCAACGTCTGCCGCACGACGATCGTGCTCGATGCCTGGCGGCGGGCGCAGCCGCTGACGGTGCACGGCTGGATCTACGGACTCACCGACGGCCTGCTGCGCGACGTTGGCCTGACGATCGCGCGCGACGGCCTGCTGGCGCACGAGCTGCCGGCCGCGATCGCGTCGCTCGGGCACGGCGAACTGAAGGCGCGGTGA
- a CDS encoding alpha/beta hydrolase, with amino-acid sequence MIAALLVMATIVQAPPPLPIKDGQVISLWSGSAPGAQGSEDADVPTITVFLPRTMRDGTPAVVVCPGGGYQNLASNHEGRQVANFLNSLGVAAFVLKYRLGPKYHHPVELGDAQRAIRTLRSHASDWRLDASRIGIMGFSAGGHLAMTASTWSDAGNPQAADVVDRAGSRPDFAVLGYPVISMTAEWTHKGSQRNLLGETPDPDLAKRLSGENAVTPNTPPTFIFQTNEDTTVPAENAVHYYLALRKAGVPAELHVFEKGAHGVGLANDIPALAPWSSLLATWLRGRGVIK; translated from the coding sequence ATGATTGCCGCTTTGCTGGTGATGGCGACCATCGTCCAGGCGCCGCCGCCGCTGCCGATCAAGGACGGACAGGTCATCTCGTTGTGGAGCGGCTCGGCGCCTGGCGCCCAGGGCTCGGAAGACGCCGACGTGCCGACCATCACCGTCTTTCTTCCACGCACGATGCGTGACGGCACGCCGGCGGTGGTGGTCTGTCCTGGCGGCGGCTATCAGAACCTCGCGTCGAATCACGAGGGCCGGCAGGTCGCCAACTTCCTGAACTCACTCGGTGTCGCGGCGTTCGTGCTCAAGTACCGCCTCGGCCCGAAGTATCACCATCCGGTCGAACTCGGCGACGCTCAGCGCGCCATCCGCACGCTGCGATCGCACGCCTCCGACTGGCGTCTCGATGCCTCGCGCATCGGGATCATGGGCTTTTCCGCCGGCGGACACCTCGCCATGACCGCCAGCACCTGGAGTGACGCCGGCAACCCGCAGGCCGCCGATGTCGTCGATCGCGCCGGCAGCCGGCCCGATTTCGCCGTCCTCGGCTACCCCGTCATCTCGATGACCGCCGAGTGGACCCACAAGGGATCGCAGCGCAATCTTCTCGGCGAGACGCCCGATCCGGATCTGGCGAAGCGGCTGTCGGGCGAGAACGCGGTGACTCCGAACACGCCCCCGACGTTCATCTTCCAGACCAACGAAGACACGACGGTGCCGGCGGAAAACGCCGTGCACTACTACCTCGCCTTGCGCAAGGCCGGCGTGCCGGCCGAACTCCACGTTTTCGAGAAGGGGGCGCACGGGGTCGGCCTGGCGAACGACATTCCGGCGCTGGCGCCCTGGTCGTCCCTGCTGGCGACCTGGCTGCGCGGTCGCGGTGTCATCAAGTAA
- a CDS encoding PQQ-binding-like beta-propeller repeat protein, translating into MAARSTPLFVGARGTVIAVDRATGDTIWTADLKGGEFVEAMIVDGDLFAASKGRLYRLDPATGDVLWRNDLPGLGWGIVTIAGARPAAAAETVRRDRAAAAAAAPA; encoded by the coding sequence ATGGCTGCACGAAGCACGCCGCTGTTTGTCGGCGCGCGCGGAACCGTGATCGCCGTCGATCGCGCTACCGGCGACACGATCTGGACGGCGGACTTGAAGGGCGGGGAATTCGTCGAGGCGATGATCGTCGACGGCGATCTGTTCGCGGCGTCGAAGGGGCGGTTGTATCGCCTGGATCCCGCGACCGGCGACGTCTTGTGGCGTAACGACCTGCCCGGGCTTGGCTGGGGCATCGTTACGATCGCGGGCGCCCGCCCGGCGGCTGCGGCCGAGACGGTCCGGCGCGACCGAGCTGCCGCCGCGGCGGCGGCCCCGGCCTAG
- a CDS encoding penicillin acylase family protein, which translates to MPRFLLVVCVFLALAPGRQVPSGSADLARLQHEAQGVTIVRDDWGIAHVSGKTDADAVFGMIYAQAEDDFNRVETNFINSQGRLAEAEGESAVWRDLRMKIFIRPDAMQAAYATSPDWLKALMTAWADGLNYYLATHPSVKPRVIAHFEPWMALTFSEGSIGGDIESVSLQGLERFYGSAGASPAPGRDAAGDAAPDDSEPRGSNGIAIGPANTTNHKPLLLINPHTSFFFRSELQMTSGEGLNAYGASTWGQLFIYQGFNPRVGWMHTTSGGDGVDEYLETVSKKGSGYVYRYGTEERPVTAETIVVPYRTAGGMSSREFTVYRTHHGPIVREVDGQWVAVRMMQEPVKALTQSFRRTKATNLAEYRQVMDLHANSSNNTLYADADGNIGFFFTNFMPKRDPRFDWSRPVDGSDPATEWQGLLSNDEVPHLVNPPSGFAYNSNDWPWDAAGKSSIDRAKYPPYVEKSHVEMPRGVHALRVLGGKRDLTVQGLIDAAFDAYQPAFAISIPALVRAWDSLPETSEVRKKTAEPIAVLRTWDFRWGVDSIANSLAVYYSQQGAVRDGGRRGGGPAPEPEQLVRNLAAAADRLTADFGTWKTPWGRINRFQRNDDAIVQQFDDNKPSIPVMFSSATWGSLASFGARTYPGTKKMYGTSGNSFVAVVEFGADAVHARAVTAGGESGDPASKHFDDQAERYTTGNLREVYFYPPQLKGHTERTYHPGQ; encoded by the coding sequence ATGCCCAGGTTCCTGCTCGTCGTATGCGTCTTCCTGGCGCTTGCTCCCGGCCGGCAGGTGCCGTCGGGGTCGGCGGACCTGGCGCGCTTGCAGCACGAAGCCCAGGGCGTCACCATCGTTCGAGACGACTGGGGGATCGCCCACGTCAGCGGAAAGACCGACGCCGACGCCGTCTTCGGGATGATCTACGCGCAGGCGGAAGACGACTTCAACCGCGTCGAGACCAACTTCATCAATTCGCAGGGACGGCTGGCGGAAGCCGAAGGGGAGAGCGCGGTCTGGCGCGACCTGCGCATGAAGATCTTCATCAGGCCCGACGCGATGCAGGCCGCCTACGCCACGAGCCCCGATTGGCTGAAGGCGCTGATGACGGCGTGGGCCGATGGCCTGAACTACTACCTGGCGACGCATCCGTCGGTGAAGCCGCGGGTCATTGCGCACTTCGAGCCCTGGATGGCGCTGACGTTCAGCGAGGGCTCGATCGGCGGCGACATCGAAAGCGTGTCGCTTCAGGGCCTCGAGCGCTTCTACGGGTCTGCCGGCGCGTCTCCGGCCCCGGGGCGGGATGCCGCCGGCGACGCGGCACCAGACGACAGCGAGCCGCGCGGGTCGAACGGTATCGCGATCGGTCCGGCGAACACCACGAATCACAAGCCGCTGCTGCTCATCAACCCGCACACGTCGTTCTTCTTCCGCTCAGAACTGCAGATGACCAGCGGCGAGGGCTTGAACGCTTACGGGGCGTCGACCTGGGGGCAGTTGTTCATCTACCAGGGTTTCAACCCGCGCGTCGGCTGGATGCACACCACGAGTGGCGGCGACGGCGTCGATGAGTACCTCGAGACGGTGTCGAAGAAGGGGAGCGGTTACGTGTACCGGTACGGCACCGAAGAGCGACCGGTGACCGCCGAGACAATCGTCGTCCCCTACCGGACCGCGGGCGGCATGTCCTCGCGCGAGTTCACCGTCTATCGCACCCATCACGGTCCGATCGTCCGCGAGGTGGACGGCCAATGGGTCGCCGTCCGGATGATGCAGGAGCCGGTGAAGGCGCTGACGCAGTCATTCCGCCGCACCAAGGCGACGAACCTGGCTGAATACCGTCAGGTCATGGATCTGCACGCGAACTCCTCGAACAACACCCTGTACGCCGACGCGGACGGCAACATCGGCTTCTTCTTCACCAATTTCATGCCGAAGCGCGACCCGCGGTTCGACTGGAGCCGTCCGGTCGACGGGAGCGATCCCGCCACCGAATGGCAGGGGCTGCTGTCGAACGACGAGGTGCCGCACCTCGTCAATCCGCCCAGCGGGTTCGCCTACAACTCGAACGACTGGCCCTGGGACGCGGCCGGCAAGAGCTCAATCGATCGCGCCAAGTACCCGCCGTACGTCGAGAAGAGCCACGTCGAGATGCCACGTGGCGTCCACGCGCTCCGGGTCCTCGGCGGGAAGCGGGATCTGACGGTCCAGGGCTTGATCGACGCGGCCTTCGATGCCTATCAGCCGGCGTTCGCTATCTCTATTCCGGCGCTCGTCCGCGCCTGGGACTCGCTGCCGGAGACGAGCGAGGTGAGGAAGAAGACCGCGGAGCCGATTGCGGTGCTCCGCACCTGGGATTTCCGCTGGGGCGTCGATTCGATCGCGAATTCGCTGGCCGTCTACTACTCCCAGCAGGGCGCCGTTCGTGACGGCGGGCGCCGCGGCGGCGGCCCGGCGCCCGAGCCGGAGCAGCTCGTGCGGAACCTCGCGGCGGCGGCCGACAGGTTGACGGCCGACTTCGGCACCTGGAAGACGCCCTGGGGCCGGATCAACCGGTTCCAGCGCAACGACGATGCGATCGTCCAGCAGTTCGACGACAATAAGCCGAGCATCCCGGTGATGTTCTCGTCGGCGACCTGGGGCTCGCTCGCCTCGTTCGGTGCGCGGACGTATCCGGGCACGAAGAAGATGTACGGTACGAGCGGCAACAGTTTCGTCGCGGTCGTCGAGTTCGGGGCCGACGCCGTCCACGCTCGGGCCGTGACCGCGGGCGGCGAGAGCGGCGACCCGGCGTCGAAGCATTTCGACGATCAGGCCGAACGGTACACAACGGGGAATCTGCGCGAGGTGTACTTCTACCCGCCGCAGCTCAAGGGTCACACCGAGCGAACGTATCATCCAGGCCAATAG